A genomic segment from Vanacampus margaritifer isolate UIUO_Vmar chromosome 3, RoL_Vmar_1.0, whole genome shotgun sequence encodes:
- the arhgap25 gene encoding rho GTPase-activating protein 25 isoform X2, whose amino-acid sequence MAAHLKWGFIQLQFSRVNELPSNSDEPGKYIFEIIPGTSADKERCPHVFMANSQTDMGEWVRILRRVIGVPSGVFGKSLRDTVMYEQRFGPQMVPILVQKCVQYIREHGLNEEGIFRLPGQDNTVKQFRDAFDAGERPSFPSDTDVHTVASLLKLYLRELPEPVVPWTQYQDFLDCTNLLDPGNEEGQEKLEKQIALLPRINYNLLSYVCRFLFEVQLHSKVNKMNVENLATVMGINLLKPQLEDPISVMKATPHIQKLMTVMIRQHETLFPLCNDVPPSPPSNKADNSKNSPRNFVGWGSTEMGDTSFSECTDVEKNDSPGPLRGNFSAPDVLQDSMSSSDNWSGSPRKRTQTLPTFSCPLTGMAAKAGAINRWSRIQDLVEEKSGTLSEDIFKILDLRSSGSFLKGSTTSIKEGDVKFTAQDGTNNKASITSSSQKTESDSQHARAQKSVEPLIGSGLSQEVNNRTEQNRDNRQSFDSVQQEMKELRATVVELQSTLEAERQRVAALEICLRNAERSRDEAQRRNEELQRDIQHFLGPKPQTHT is encoded by the exons atggccgctcacCTGAAATgg GGCTTTATCCAGCTTCAGTTCAGCAGGGTTAATGAACTGCCCTCAAACTCAGATGAGCCAGGGAAGTACATCTTTGAAATCATACCAG GTACAAGTGCAGATAAAGAACGATGTCCTCATGTGTTCATGGCCAACTCCCAGACTGATATGGGCGAGTGGGTCCGAATTCTGCGCAGGGTCATCGGTGTTCCGAGTGGAG TGTTTGGAAAAAGTCTGCGGGACACAGTTATGTATGAGCAACGTTTCGGGCCCCAGATGGTGCCCATCTTGGTCCAGAAGTGTGTGCAGTATATCCGAGAACATGGCCTAAATGAGGAAGGCATCTTCCGTCTCCCTGGCCAAGACAACACTGTCAAGCAATTCAGAGACGCCTTTGATGCAGGAGAGAGGCCGTCCTTCCCAAG TGACACAGACGTCCACACGGTGGCGTCACTGCTCAAGCTGTACCTGCGAGAGCTGCCCGAGCCAGTGGTGCCCTGGACTCAGTACCAAgactttttggactgcaccaaCCTACTGGACCCGGGCAATGAAGAA GGTCAAGAAAAGTTAGAGAAACAGATTGCCCTCCTCCCTAGAATCAACTACAATCTGTTAAGTTATGTCTGCAG GTTCTTATTTGAGGTTCAGCTCCACTCCAAAGTCAACAAGATGAACGTGGAGAACCTGGCCACGGTGATGGGGATCAACCTGCTCAAACCGCAGTTAGAAGACCCCATCTCAGTGATGAAGG CAACTCCTCACATCCAGAAGTTGATGACGGTGATGATCCGACAACACGAGACTTTGTTCCCTCTCTGCAACGACGTGCCTCCCTCTCCTCCCTCCAACAAGGCCGACAACAGCAAGAACTCTCCTCGCAACTTTGTGGGCTGGGGCTCTACTGAG ATGGGTGATACTTCTTTCTCCGAGTGTACCGATGTGGAGAAAAATGACAGTCCAGGTCCCCTGCGAGGAAATTTCAGCGCTCCAGATGTGCTGCAAGATTCAATGTCATCTTCCGACAACTGGTCCGGGAGCCCCCGCAAACGTACCCAAACTCTGCCCACCTTCAGCTGCCCCCTCACGGGGATGGCGGCAAAGGCTGGCGCCATCAACCGCTGGAGCCGCATCCAGGATCTAGTGGAAGAGAAGAGTGGGACGTTGTCAGAGGACATCTTCAAGATCCTGGATCTCCGCAGTTCAGGATCTTTCCTAAAAGGCTCTACGACAAGCATCAAGGAGGGAGACGTGAAGTTCACAGCGCAGGATGGAACGAATAACAAGGCTTCCATTACTTCGAGCTCCCAAAAAACTGAGAGTGACTCCCAGCATGCTCGTGCCCAAAAGAGTGTTGAACCCTTGATAGGGAGTGGTTTAAGTCAAGAGGTCAACAACAGGACTGAACAGAATAGAGACAACCGGCAGTCTTTTGACAG TGTGCAGCAGGAGATGAAGGAGCTGAGGGCCACTGTGGTGGAGCTTCAGTCTACTCTGGAGGCAGAGCGCCAACGTGTGGCCGCTTTGGAAATATGCCTCCGAAATGCCGAGCGGAGCCGGGATGAAGCTCAGAGACGAAATGAAGAACTGCAACGGGACATTCAGCATTTCCTTGGTCCAAAGCCCCAAACTCACACTTAA
- the cds2 gene encoding phosphatidate cytidylyltransferase 2: MTELRHRGAKDTEATLQHQPSEDKEHITPPVDHLLCGADSKPNLVTAAEGSVEGSDSELRSEKDGGTDSDLKVDSGVPEVPVPPDDTPEVLNKALSGLSSRWKNWWVRGILTLAMISFFFFIIYLGPMVLMMIVLCVQIKCFQEIITIGYSVYHSYHLPWFRTLSWYFLLCVNYFFYGETVTDYFFTLVQREEPLRILSKYHRFISFALYLTGFCMFVLSLVKKHYRLQFYMFGWTHVTLLIVVTQSHLIIHNLFEGMIWFIVPISCVICNDIMAYMFGFFFGRTPLIKLSPKKTWEGFIGGFFATILFGIMLSYVMAGYRYFVCPVEFNNDSNSFQVDCEPPELFQLQDYTLPSILESVTGWTTVRLYPFQIHSIALSTFASIVGPFGGFFASGFKRAFKIKDFANTIPGHGGIMDRFDCQYLMATFVNVYIASFIRGPNPSKVIQQLLALRADQQLYIFNSLKAHLTEKGLLPALEEAIA; the protein is encoded by the exons ATGACAGAGCTGAGGCACCGTGGAGCCAAAGACACCGAAGCGACGTTACAACATCAGCCGTCCGAGGACAAG GAGCACATCACACCGCCAGTCGACCATCTGCTCTGTGGCGCTGACTCCAAGCCTAATTTGGTCACTGCAGCAGAGGGGTCAGTCGAG GGTTCAGATAGTGAGCTAAGGTCGGAAAAAGATGGCGGGACGGACAGTGACCTCAAAGTGGACTCAGGGGTCCCCGAGGTGCCAGTGCCACCTGATGACACACCAGAGGTGTTGAATAAAGCTTTGTCCGGACTCTCCTCAAG ATGGAAGAACTGGTGGGTTCGAGGGATCCTTACACTTGCCATgatttccttcttcttctttatcaTCTACTTGGGCCCCATGGTGCTGATGATGATT GTCCTGTGTGTTCAGATCAAATGCTTCCAAGAAATCATCACCATTGGTTACAGCGTTTACCACTCTTATCATCTGCCATGGTTCAGGACACTGAGTTG GTACTTCCTGCTCTGCGTCAATTACTTCTTCTATGGCGAAACCGTCACCGATTACTTCTTCACGCTGGTGCAAAGGGAAGAGCCACTTCGCATCCTCAGCAAATACCACCGCTTTATCTCCTTTGCCCTCTACCTCACAG GTTTCTGCATGTTTGTGCTGAGTTTGGTGAAGAAGCACTACCGCCTTCAGTTCTACATG TTTGGGTGGACTCACGTGACTCTGCTGATTGTGGTGACGCAGTCTCACCTCATCATTCACAACCTGTTTGAAGGGATGATCTG gtttaTTGTGCCAATTTCCTGTGTGATCTGTAATGATATTATGGCCTACATGTTTGGTTTCTTCTTCGGTCGCACTCCTCTCATTAAG CTGTCGCCAAAGAAGACGTGGGAGGGTTTCATCGGTGGATTCTTTGCTACCATTTTGTTTGGCATCATg CTCTCCTACGTGATGGCAGGCTACCGCTACTTCGTATGTCCAGTCGAGTTCAACAACGATTCCAACAGTTTCCAGGTGGACTGCGAGCCGCCGGAACTTTTCCAGCTTCAGGACTACACCCTTCCCAGCATCCTCGAGTCTGTCACTGGATGG ACCACAGTTCGTCTCTATCCATTCCAAATCCACAGCATCGCCCTGTCCACATTTGCCTCCATCGTTGGACCCTTTGGTGGATTCTTTGCCAGCGGCTTTAAGAGAGCCTTTAAGATAAAG GATTTTGCCAACACTATTCCAGGACATGGTGGCATAATGGACCGATTTGACTGCCAATACCTCATGGCCAcatttgtaaatgtctacaTTGCTAGCTTTATCAG GGGCCCCAACCCTAGCAAGGTGATCCAGCAGCTCCTGGCCCTCCGCGCCGACCAGCAGCTCTACATTTTCAATTCTTTGAAGGCTCACCTAACAGAGAAGGGCTTGCTGCCTGCGCTGGAGGAGGCGATCGCTTAG
- the bmp10 gene encoding bone morphogenetic protein 10: MASICVSLLGTICSTGTLLLLFSILLLRGPLCGEGSPISNTEQRLGPTPGLGRSADPSQLEQDNNLMMQGVLESLKEQFLQTFNLSSLGPPPLPPGSIREEPPEYMMELYNRFANDRTSAPSASIIRSFENEDSSSSTVGVGGVRRHPLLFNVSVPHHEHIIAAKLRLYTLVQTDRHLFAGVDRKVTIYELIRHDKDGNETDENLERGDHFGVEKEHVELLELASRQVYGTDNGWEAFNLTDSVQRWRKSEHGTTHRLEVHIHSVAGVDDSQRITEQNQNGNIERDMKIDTNVKEKHRPLLIVFSDDESSDHRDDKHDLEEMIEHETSNIILQNDFENDLWGNLDRDGYDGDGGSEPDEADLLQMRSNLIYDTSSRIRRNAKGNHCRRQPLHVEFKDIGWDSWILAPSSYDAYECAGICSFPLTKHVTPTKHAIVQTLVNINSPQRTARACCVPTKLDPISLLYLDDTGVVTYKHKYEGMTVAECGCR, encoded by the exons atggcGAGCATTTGTGTTTCTCTCCTGGGAACCATTTGCAGCACCGGGACTTTGCTCTTGCTATTTTCTATATTGTTGCTCCGGGGGCCTCTTTGTGGCGAGGGCAGCCCCATCTCCAACACCGAACAGAGACTTGGACCCACTCCGGGACTGGGACGGTCGGCGGACCCATCCCAGTTGGAGCAGGACAACAATCTGATGATgcagggtgtgctggagagtcTGAAAGAGCAGTTCCTGCAGACGTTCAACCTAAGCAGTTTGGGTCCACCTCCACTTCCACCTGGAAGCATACGAGAGGAGCCGCCCGAGTACATGATGGAGCTCTACAACCGCTTTGCCAATGACCGCACCTCCGCGCCAAGCGCCAGCATCATCCGCAGCTTCGAGAATGAAG ATTCCTCTTCAAGCACTGTCGGTGTTGGGGGAGTAAGGCGTCACCCACTCCTCTTCAATGTGTCAGTCCCCCATCACGAACACATCATTGCCGCTAAGCTCCGCCTCTACACGCTTGTCCAGACTGACCGTCACCTGTTTGCCGGTGTCGACCGCAAAGTCACCATCTACGAGCTGATACGTCATGACAAAGACGGCAACGAAACAGATGAGAATTTGGAGCGAGGAGACCATTTTGGGGTTGAAAAGGAGCATGTGGAGCTGCTGGAGTTGGCTTCAAGGCAAGTGTACGGCACCGACAATGGCTGGGAAGCATTCAACCTGACTGATTCGGTCCAGCGGTGGCGTAAATCCGAGCACGGAACTACCCATCGGTTGGAGGTGCATATCCACAGCGTGGCAGGTGTAGACGACTCGCAACGTATCACAGAGCAAAACCAAAATGGGAATATTGAAAGAGACATGAAGATTGACACAAACGTGAAGGAAAAACACAGACCCCTGCTGATTGTTTTCTCGGATGATGAAAGCAGCGACCATCGAGATGACAAACATGACCTGGAAGAGATGATTGAGCACGAAACCTCCAACATAATCCTTCAGAACGACTTTGAGAACGACTTGTGGGGCAATCTAGATCGGGACGGCTACGACGGCGATGGCGGGTCAGAACCAGATGAAGCCGACCTGCTCCAAATGCGCTCCAATCTGATCTATGACACGAGCTCACGCATCCGCCGGAACGCCAAGGGCAACCACTGCAGGAGACAACCTCTGCACGTGGAGTTCAAGGATATCGGATGGGACAGTTGGATCTTGGCACCCAGCAGCTACGATGCCTATGAGTGCGCTGGGATTTGTTCCTTCCCGCTAACAAAACACGTCACGCCCACCAAACACGCCATCGTCCAAACGCTGGTCAACATCAACAGTCCTCAGAGAACAGCGCGAGCGTGTTGCGTGCCCACCAAGCTCGATCCCATCTCACTCCTCTACCTAGACGACACAGGCGTGGTCACGTATAAGCACAAGTATGAAGGTATGACTGTGGCTGAGTGTGGCTGCAGATAG
- the arhgap25 gene encoding rho GTPase-activating protein 25 isoform X1: protein MSLKLPRNWDFSTFKVETARIARSKSVLPGEGNSGPTSGSPRSLKSMERPLKAGWLKKQQRSLVKNWHQRYFVLRGSTLTYHKDDRETTILGFIQLQFSRVNELPSNSDEPGKYIFEIIPGTSADKERCPHVFMANSQTDMGEWVRILRRVIGVPSGVFGKSLRDTVMYEQRFGPQMVPILVQKCVQYIREHGLNEEGIFRLPGQDNTVKQFRDAFDAGERPSFPSDTDVHTVASLLKLYLRELPEPVVPWTQYQDFLDCTNLLDPGNEEGQEKLEKQIALLPRINYNLLSYVCRFLFEVQLHSKVNKMNVENLATVMGINLLKPQLEDPISVMKATPHIQKLMTVMIRQHETLFPLCNDVPPSPPSNKADNSKNSPRNFVGWGSTEMGDTSFSECTDVEKNDSPGPLRGNFSAPDVLQDSMSSSDNWSGSPRKRTQTLPTFSCPLTGMAAKAGAINRWSRIQDLVEEKSGTLSEDIFKILDLRSSGSFLKGSTTSIKEGDVKFTAQDGTNNKASITSSSQKTESDSQHARAQKSVEPLIGSGLSQEVNNRTEQNRDNRQSFDSVQQEMKELRATVVELQSTLEAERQRVAALEICLRNAERSRDEAQRRNEELQRDIQHFLGPKPQTHT, encoded by the exons ATGTCTTTGAAACTACCTCGCAACTGGGATTTCAGCACCTTCAAAGTTGAGACAGCTCGCATTG CGCGCTCCAAGAGCGTATTGCCCGGTGAGGGAAACTCAGGTCCGACTTCGGGCTCACCACGCTCCCTTAAGTCCATGGAGAGGCCTTTGAAGGCTGGCTGGCTCAAGAAACAACAAAGGTCACTCGTGAAGAACTGGCACCAGCGATATTTTGTGCTGAGGGGGAGCACTCTAACCTACCACAAAGATGACCGCGAAACGACCATCCTG GGCTTTATCCAGCTTCAGTTCAGCAGGGTTAATGAACTGCCCTCAAACTCAGATGAGCCAGGGAAGTACATCTTTGAAATCATACCAG GTACAAGTGCAGATAAAGAACGATGTCCTCATGTGTTCATGGCCAACTCCCAGACTGATATGGGCGAGTGGGTCCGAATTCTGCGCAGGGTCATCGGTGTTCCGAGTGGAG TGTTTGGAAAAAGTCTGCGGGACACAGTTATGTATGAGCAACGTTTCGGGCCCCAGATGGTGCCCATCTTGGTCCAGAAGTGTGTGCAGTATATCCGAGAACATGGCCTAAATGAGGAAGGCATCTTCCGTCTCCCTGGCCAAGACAACACTGTCAAGCAATTCAGAGACGCCTTTGATGCAGGAGAGAGGCCGTCCTTCCCAAG TGACACAGACGTCCACACGGTGGCGTCACTGCTCAAGCTGTACCTGCGAGAGCTGCCCGAGCCAGTGGTGCCCTGGACTCAGTACCAAgactttttggactgcaccaaCCTACTGGACCCGGGCAATGAAGAA GGTCAAGAAAAGTTAGAGAAACAGATTGCCCTCCTCCCTAGAATCAACTACAATCTGTTAAGTTATGTCTGCAG GTTCTTATTTGAGGTTCAGCTCCACTCCAAAGTCAACAAGATGAACGTGGAGAACCTGGCCACGGTGATGGGGATCAACCTGCTCAAACCGCAGTTAGAAGACCCCATCTCAGTGATGAAGG CAACTCCTCACATCCAGAAGTTGATGACGGTGATGATCCGACAACACGAGACTTTGTTCCCTCTCTGCAACGACGTGCCTCCCTCTCCTCCCTCCAACAAGGCCGACAACAGCAAGAACTCTCCTCGCAACTTTGTGGGCTGGGGCTCTACTGAG ATGGGTGATACTTCTTTCTCCGAGTGTACCGATGTGGAGAAAAATGACAGTCCAGGTCCCCTGCGAGGAAATTTCAGCGCTCCAGATGTGCTGCAAGATTCAATGTCATCTTCCGACAACTGGTCCGGGAGCCCCCGCAAACGTACCCAAACTCTGCCCACCTTCAGCTGCCCCCTCACGGGGATGGCGGCAAAGGCTGGCGCCATCAACCGCTGGAGCCGCATCCAGGATCTAGTGGAAGAGAAGAGTGGGACGTTGTCAGAGGACATCTTCAAGATCCTGGATCTCCGCAGTTCAGGATCTTTCCTAAAAGGCTCTACGACAAGCATCAAGGAGGGAGACGTGAAGTTCACAGCGCAGGATGGAACGAATAACAAGGCTTCCATTACTTCGAGCTCCCAAAAAACTGAGAGTGACTCCCAGCATGCTCGTGCCCAAAAGAGTGTTGAACCCTTGATAGGGAGTGGTTTAAGTCAAGAGGTCAACAACAGGACTGAACAGAATAGAGACAACCGGCAGTCTTTTGACAG TGTGCAGCAGGAGATGAAGGAGCTGAGGGCCACTGTGGTGGAGCTTCAGTCTACTCTGGAGGCAGAGCGCCAACGTGTGGCCGCTTTGGAAATATGCCTCCGAAATGCCGAGCGGAGCCGGGATGAAGCTCAGAGACGAAATGAAGAACTGCAACGGGACATTCAGCATTTCCTTGGTCCAAAGCCCCAAACTCACACTTAA